The following coding sequences are from one Lolium rigidum isolate FL_2022 chromosome 6, APGP_CSIRO_Lrig_0.1, whole genome shotgun sequence window:
- the LOC124660141 gene encoding RRP12-like protein, with product MKRKQRTSAAAAAATEVDADEPSQALLPLDDYSGDVCAALTARYGRSASAQHRHLLATAAAIGSILADDGHSLTAESYLPAVVSALRAAGPSDPAAASALASLLVILIPHISSLPPASASESASSLADFLASPDASKLPTGTVRSVVKSLGHLALLLDAAADWAAVAAPLEALLAASVDQRAKVRRCAQESVEKLFAYLERSGCGKKASSAAVGLFEKHISSVRGLAKLDADASEAKETEAVHMLGAMAVLVPHLSKKARSTVFSGARRLLTARFSPLTRHVLRLMEALLEHLKVENVEPELENFISLLLAYLPYDEKKPDDTIIAALQLMRSCLAKLAGHSKLWTKALPSAFEAVSGYLILDRKCSEDIAKLLIECIYSHVDQSILLTNESQPDAGDSSDGAAVKSICLSINKRLKKCPAPPLPDNVLKIVLALFLKLGECSYIFMKDILLTLSRLGTKIHKEPHLKKVEECIGAAIVAMGPDKIHSLLPISFHEDWFTCSNTWLVPILNKYVYGASLQHFLEYIVPLAKSLRDASSRAKKPRKCKELQAWSDQLWNLLPAFCRYPSDVYQNFGSLSKLLVEMLKCDRCLYKSACKGLQQLIDGTRRLTSSDQDVEIPAEISALFTSSEANNLSCVSLQRCSKKDARKSMKVLASHSVDLLCTFADDFLDSSEKRAHIKDALRSLAQLSGSANICNLFLSLVKRFGLEDTPLEPENLECQTNEVDGKEEESSDATAEINNKRSLLMELIPTLAEAADEDALDLFFGFIKSSLLNNIKSCDSRALFALSIILKEHHGYSLTQLDEIMMLLHGIKPDSNNAVLEGQLVCYKYLLVHMIKVNEESTSKKAFLILNELILALKSKKENRRIAYDVLLAISTSLRSSESNNGDSDLQRLFTMVMGYLSSPSPHIVSGAIAALSLLIYNDANFCMEVPNLIPSVLVLLQNKAIEIIKASLGFVKVLVTSLHPEKLLSLQADIMTGILPWSSFTKHHFKGKVVLILEILIRKCGFDAVNLVTPEKYKEFVREVEEGRKGNHNPADGAEPEANDPEHPTPKRRKWGDSNAEPGQEETPKKEFFVKGDRKPHFGGARNHNDKASGGKGDRTHFRPKSNARSGNSQNYRGGKSQGHDTRPRNGVFKRTPNRGTGQSAHSPRFKKARTAATNCSSLLYLKFGITVIFSNWLERKKIYGLMSVTDNFIHSDIEGLMWPFRPIYLLLSCLSKPRCQIPTQPAGSRRIFSTSYLLCRLRRPAMAVAGPGQLNLDEFPSWGSRGVDCFEKLEQIGEGTYGQVYMAREMETNEIVALKKIRMDNEREGFPITAIREIKILKKLHHQNVIQLKEIVTSPGPERDEQGKPIDGNKYKGSIYMVFEYMDHDLTGLADRPGMRFTVPQIKCYMKQLLTGLHYCHVNQVLHRDIKGSNLLIDNEGNLKLADFGLARSFSSDHNGNLTNRVITLWYRPPELLLGSTRYGPAVDMWSVGCIFAELLNGKPILPGKNEPEQLTKIFELCGTPDEANWPGVTKMPWYNNFKPPRQLKRKVKEAFKHFDRHALDLLEKMLTLDPSQRMAAKEALDAEYFWTDPLPCDPKSLPSYEASHEFQTKKKRQQQRQAEEAAKRQKLQHPPPHTRLPPIQHPGQSHQIRPSQHNAPPVAAGPSHHYAKPRGPGGPNRYPQGGSGYNNQNRGSQGSGYGSGPYAQQGRGGPPPFPAAGGRGAAGSGYGAGGGPNFPQGGPPYGASGPGRGQNYPQGGSRNQGYGSWQ from the exons ATGAAGCGGAAGCAGAGAAcctcggcggccgccgccgccgccaccgaagtCGACGCCGACGAGCCGTCCCAGGCCCTGCTCCCCCTCGACGACTATTCGGGCGACGTCTGCGCCGCCCTCACCGCGCGCTacggccgctccgcctccgcgcagcACCGCCACctgctcgccaccgccgccgccatcggctCCATCCTCGCGGACGACGGGCACTCCCTCACAGCCGAGTCCTACCTCCCCGCCGTCGTCTCCGCGCTCCGAGCCGCCGGCCCCTCTGACCCGGCCGCCGCGTCCGCGCTCGCCTCCCTCCTCGTCATCCTCATCCCCCACATCTCCTCCCTGCCGCCGGCCTCCGCCTCTGAGTCCGCCTCCTCgctcgccgacttcctcgcctCCCCTGACGCCTCCAAGCTCCCCACCGGCACCGTGCGCTCGGTGGTCAAGTCGCTCGGCCACTTGGCCCTCCTTCTCGACGCCGCAGCCGATTGGGCCGCTGTGGCCGCGCCTCTTGAGGCTCTCCTCGCCGCGTCCGTGGACCAGCGGGCCAAG GTCCGAAGATGCGCACAGGAGAGCGTCGAGAAGCTCTTTGCTTACCTGGAGCGTTCCGGTTGCGGGAAGAAAGCTAGCAGTGCTGCAGTTGGTTTGTTTGAGAAACACATTTCATCGGTGAGAGGCCTTGCCAAATTGGATGCAGACGCTTCCGAGGCTAAGGAGACGGAGGCGGTTCACATGCTAGGTGCGATGGCGGTTTTAGTTCCGCATCTATCTAAGAAGGCAAGGAGTACGGTGTTCTCGGGTGCTCGTCGGCTGTTGACCGCCCGTTTTAGCCCGCTCACAAGGCATGTCCTCAGGCTAATGGAGGCCTTGCTGGAGCATCTTAAGGTTGAGAATGTCGAGCCGGAGTTGGAGAATTTCATCTCCTTGCTGTTGGCCTATCTGCCTTATGATGAGAAGAAGCCTGATGATACCATCATCGCAGCATTACAGCTCATGAGAAGTTGTTTAGCGAAATTGGCTGGCCACTCAAAATTGTGGACAAAGGCTCTTCCATCTGCATTTGAGGCAGTTTCAG GATACCTAATTCTGGACAGAAAATGTTCTGAAGATATAGCAAAACTGCTAATAGAGTGCATCTATTCTCATGTCGACCAAAGTATTCTGTTGACTAATGAATCACAGCCTGATGCTGGGGATTCAAGTGATGGCGCTGCTGTCAAATCAATCTGTTTGTCTATCAATAAAAGACTCAAAAAgtgtcctgctcctcctcttcctgataaTGTGTTAAAGATCGTCCTGGCTTTGTTTCTCAAACTGG GGGAGTGTTCTTACATTTTTATGAAAGACATCCTACTAACTTTGTCACGACTTGGTACGAAAATACACAAAGAACCACACCTGAAGAAG GTTGAGGAGTGCATTGGGGCAGCAATAGTTGCCATGGGGCCAGATAAAATTCATTCACTACTCCCAATATCTTTTCACGAGGATTGGTTTACATGCTCAAATACTTGGCTCGTACCCATTTTAAACAAGTATGTTTATGGGGCCTCACTGCAACACTTTTTAGAGTACATTGTACCGCTAGCGAAATCTTTACGGGATGCTTCAAGCAGGG CAAAAAAACCACGAAAATGTAAAGAGTTGCAAGCTTGGAGTGATCAATTGTGGAACTTGCTTCCTGCCTTCTGCCGCTATCCGTCTGATGTATATCAGAATTTTGGTTCCTTGTCCAAACTGCTGGTAGAGATGCTGAAGTGTGATCGGTGTCTCTACAAATCCGCTTGTAAAGGCCTTCAG CAACTTATCGATGGAACTAGAAGATTAACTAGCAGTGATCAAGACGTAGAAATCCCTGCAGAAATTTCAGCCTTGTTCACGTCATCGGAGGCTAATAACTTAAGCTGTGTAAGCTTACAAAGATGCTCGAAAAAAGATGCCCGTAAAAGCATGAAAGTCCTGGCATCACATTCTGTGGATCTTCTTTGCACTTTTGCAGATGATTTCCTTGACTCTTCAGAAAAGCGTGCTCACATAAAG GATGCTCTGAGATCCCTTGCTCAACTTTCTGGTAGCGCAAATATCtgtaacctttttctttcactagTTAAAAGATTTGGTTTGGAAGATACTCCATTGGAGCCAGAGAATCTAGAATGTCAAACAAATGAGGTAGATGGAAAAGAAGAAGAGAGTAGTGATGCTACAGCGGAGATAAACAATAAGAG GTCACTTCTGATGGAACTCATTCCCACGCTAGCTGAAGCTGCTGATGAAGATGCGCTTGATTTATTTTTTGGATTCATCAAGTCTTCTTTACTG AACAACATCAAGTCGTGTGACAGCAGAGCTCTCTTCGCATTAAGCATAATTTTGAAG GAACATCATGGATATTCTTTAACCCAGTTGGATGAAATAATGATGCTTCTTCATGGAATAAAGCCAGATTCTAATAATGCAGTTTTAGAAGGCCAATTAGTATGCTACAAGTATCTGTTGGTTCATATGATTAAG GTTAATGAAGAGAGCACCAGCAAGAAGGCATTCTTGATTCTAAATGAGTTAATACTTGCATTGAAG TCTAAGAAGGAAAATAGAAGAATAGCATACGATGTACTCCTGGCTATCAGTACTAGCTTGAGGAGCTCCGAATCAAAtaacggagattcagatcttcaACGACTATTCACAATG GTAATGGGATATCTTTCTAGTCCGTCTCCTCACATAGTGAGTGGAGCAATTGCTGCGCTATCATTGCTTATATACAATGATGCTAATTTTTGCATGGAAGTTCCAAATTTGATACCATCAGTTCTAGTTCTGCTGCAAAATAAAGCTATTGAAATAATTAAG GCATCTTTGGGCTTCGTTAAGGTGTTGGTAACATCTTTGCATCCAGAAAAACTATTGAGTTTGCAAGCAGATATCATGACTGGCATATTACCATGGTCATCTTTTACAAAGCACCATTTCAAAGGGAAG GTTGTACTAATACTGGAAATATTGATTAGGAAATGTGGATTTGATGCCGTTAACCTAGTAACACCGGAAAAATACAAGGAGTTCGTTAGAGAGGTTGAAGAG GGCCGCAAGGGGAATCATAATCCAGCAGATGGTGCAGAGCCTGAGGCAAATGATCCTGAGCATCCTACTCCGAAGAG AAGAAAATGGGGTGACTCTAATGCTGAGCCTGGGCAAGAGGAAACACCGAAAAAGGAATTCTTCGTCAAAGGGGATAGGAAACCTcactttggaggtgccagaaacCATAACGACAAAGCATCAGGCGGCAAAGGTGATAGAACTCATTTCAGACCCAAATCCAATGCACGGTCAGGAAATAGTCAAAATTACAGAGGCGGTAAATCTCAAGGCCACGACACGAGGCCCAGAAATGGTGTGTTCAAGAGGACACCGAACCGCGGGACGGGACAGTCGGCCCACTCTCCTAGATTCAAGAAGGCTAGGACTGCAGCAACA AACTGCTCAAGCCTTTTGTATCTGAAATTTGGAATCACGGTGATATTTTCGAACTGgttggaaagaaaaaaaatatacgGTTTGATGTCAGTCACGGATAACTTTATCCACTCGGACATAGAAGGGCTCATGTGGCCCTTCCGGCCCATATACCTTCTCTTGTCTTGTCTCTCCAAGCCGCGGTGTCAGATTCCGACCCAACCCGCCGGCAGCCGCCGCATCTTCTCCACCTCGTATCTTCTCTGTCGACTCCGGCGGCCGGCCATGGCGGTGGCGGGGCCGGGGCAGCTGAACCTGGACGAGTTCCCCTCGTGGGGCTCCCGCGGCGTCGACTGCTTCGAGAAGCTCGAGCAGATCGGCGAGGGCACCTACGG GCAAGTTTACATGGCGAGGGAGATGGAGACCAACGAGATCGTCGCCCTCAAGAAGATCCGCATGGACAACGAGCGCGAAGGC TTCCCGATCACGGCGATACGGGAGATCAAGATCCTCAAGAAGCTCCACCACCAGAACGTTATCCAGCTCAAGGAGATCGTCACCTCCCCAG GCCCGGAGCGAGACGAGCAAGGAAAGCCAA TCGATGGCAACAAGTACAAGGGGAGCATCTACATGGTGTTCGAGTACATGGACCACGACCTCACCGGGCTCGCCGACAGGCCGGGGATGCGCTTCACCGTGCCGCAGATCAAG TGCTACATGAAGCAGCTGCTTACGGGCCTGCACTATTGCCATGTCAACCAGGTGCTGCATCGAGATATCAAAG GGTCTAACCTATTGATAGACAACGAGGGTAACCTGAAGCTCGCTGATTTTGGGCTGGCGAGATCATTCTCGAGTGATCACAATGGAAACCTGACTAACCGTGTGATCACCTTGTGGTATAG ACCCCCGGAGTTGCTACTCGGAAGCACGAGGTACGGTCCAGCTGTCGACATGTGGTCTGTGGGTTGTATTTTTGCTGAGCTCCTCAATGGAAAGCCAATACTGCCAGGAAAGAATGAG CCGGAgcagctaactaaaatctttgagcTTTGTGGCACGCCTGATGAGGCAAACTGGCCTGGCGTCACTAAAATGCCATGGTACAACAATTTCAAGCCTCCCCGGCAGTTGAAGAGAAAAGTTAAAGAAGCCTTTAAACA TTTTGACCGGCATGCTCTGGACCTTTTAGAGAAGATGTTAACTCTAGATCCATCACAG AGGATGGCAGCAAAAGAAGCACTCGATGCAGAGTATTTCTGGACTGATCCATTACCGTGTGATCCAAAAAG TTTGCCATCATATGAAGCATCACACGAGTTCCAGACCAAGAAAAAACGTCAGCAGCAGAGGCAAGCAGAGGAAGCTGCAAAGCGCCAAAAACTGCAGCACCCTCCTCCACACACTCGCTTGCCTCCGATCCAGCATCCAGGCCAATCACACCAGATCAGGCCCAGCCAGCACAATGCACCTCCCGTGGCAGCTGGCCCGAGCCATCACTATGCAAAACCCCGAGGACCAGGGGGGCCTAACAGGTACCCGCAGGGTGGCTCAGGCTATAATAATCAGAACCGTGGAAGCCAGGGCAGTGGCTATGGGAGCGGCCCGTATGCTCAGcaaggacgaggaggacctcCTCCGTTCCCTGCAGCAGGTGGCCGTGGTGCGGCTGGCAGCGGCTATGGAGCTGGTGGTGGGCCAAATTTCCCGCAAGGCGGTCCGCCATATGGCGCGTCTGGTCCGGGCCGAGGTCAGAACTATCCTCAGGGTGGTTCTCGCAATCAGGGTTATGGGAGCTGGCAATAG